The genomic window GATTATTGGTAAAGGTCAGGCTGATATAATAGTAGCATTTGAAAAAATGGAAGCTATGCGCTGGATAGAATACGTAAGGCTAGATGGTAAATTAGTTATAAATGATTATTCTATTCCATCGGTTCCTATTTTGACTGGCGAAGCTGATTATCCTGAAGGTATAATAGAAGAATTGAAAGATAGGATAGATACAACAGTAATCAATGCTGTTAATGTAGCTAGGGAAATAGGAAATGTAAAAACTCAAAATATCGTGATGTTAGGTGCTTTAGTTGAGGCCATTAATCTAGATGAGGTTAAATGGGAAGATGTAATTAGAGATCAAGTGAAAGACA from Clostridiisalibacter paucivorans DSM 22131 includes these protein-coding regions:
- a CDS encoding indolepyruvate oxidoreductase subunit beta → MSKVTNILLVGVGGQGIILASKILSAGLIDVGYDVKMSEVHGMAQRGGSVTTQVRYGDEVYSPIIGKGQADIIVAFEKMEAMRWIEYVRLDGKLVINDYSIPSVPILTGEADYPEGIIEELKDRIDTTVINAVNVAREIGNVKTQNIVMLGALVEAINLDEVKWEDVIRDQVKDKFVDINLKAFDKGRELLK